From the genome of Primulina eburnea isolate SZY01 chromosome 12, ASM2296580v1, whole genome shotgun sequence, one region includes:
- the LOC140806652 gene encoding uncharacterized protein, whose protein sequence is MDFMKIGPPPLTGDENADVAEAWVDIMEQCFRVLHYDEDEKMDGFASPKRHTEFQSAEVIEIASMVATGIREADLLCRALQEKSLDILNAMDFVSTTKDLLHTLRAKGYDILLMIVQSVCENNGIEIPDMNAWYRSATGRSNQQRDSITFEHHYRFDVFNVAIDFKWKSSIADSMMEKFYPNDFNKQELHYLKSQLDHYMFDIIHHERLIRLVLTLPVSNATTERSLSAMKLLKTSLRNKMEEELLADL, encoded by the exons ATGGATTTCATGAAGATTGGACCTCCACCGTTGACCGGAGATGAGAATGCTGATGTTGCTGAAGCTTGGGTCGATATCATGGAGCAGTGTTTTCGAGTGTTGCACTATGACGAGGATGAGAAGATGGATGGATTT GCATCTCCAAAACGTCACACTGAGTTCCAATCTGCCGAAGTTATTGAAATTGCATCTATGGTAGCTACTGGTATTCGCGAGGCAG ATTTGCTTTGTCGAGCTTTGCAAGAGAAGTCTTTGGACATTTTAAATGCAATGGATTTTGTCTCAACTACCAAAGATTTACTTCATACTTTGAGAGCAAAAGGTTATGATATTCTTCTAATGATTGTGCAATCAGTTTGTGAAAATAACGGTATTGAGATACCAGATATGAATGCTTGGTATAGATCTGCTACAGGACGTTCGAACCAGCAAAGGGATTCTATTACATTTGAACATCATTACCGTTTTGATGTATTTAATGTTGCAATAGATTTCAAGTGGAAGAGCTCAATAGCAGATTCAATGATGG AGAAATTCTACCCTAATGATTTCAATAAACAAGAACTACATTATCTGAAAAGTCAGTTGGATCATTATatgtttgatataattcatcaTGAAAG GTTGATTCGTCTTGTTTTAACGCTCCCTGTTTCTAATGCGACAACAGAACGATCATTGTCAGCTATGAAACTTCTTAAAACATCTCTCCGGAATAAGATGGAAGAAGAGTTATTAGCAGATCTATGA
- the LOC140806653 gene encoding uncharacterized protein, with product MTKKVKLIQSSMRAAQDRQAKYANIRRRPLIFEKGDRVFMKISPFRGTIRFGNKGKLSPRFIGPYEILERVGDLAYRLALPHALSGVHDVFHVPMLRKYHPDPSHVLPPDEVELDQNLCYIERPIQILGRKDKQLRNKLILLVKVPWNRHGVKEATWELEDKMRHKYPELFK from the coding sequence atgacaaagaaggtgaaattgattcaaaGTAGTATGCGAGCTGCTCAGGATAGGCAGGCTAAGTATGCAAACATCAGGAGAAGACCGTTGATTTttgagaaaggtgacagagtttttatgaaaatatctcCTTTTCGTGGTACAATTAGATTTGGAAACAAGGGTAAATTATCACCGAGATTCataggtccgtatgagattttggaacgtgttggtgatttggcttacagaTTAGCTCTTCCTCATGCGTTATCAGGtgttcatgatgtttttcatgtgcccatgttgaggaaatatcatCCAGATCCTTCTCATGTACTTCCACCTGATGAAGTTGAGTTAGATCAGAATTTGTGCTACATTGAGAGACCAATTCAAATTCTAGGTAGAAAAGATAAGCAACTCAGAAATAAATTGATACTGTTGGTTAAAGTACCGTGGAATAGACATGGTGTCAAAGAGGCAACTTGGGAATTAGAAGATAAAATGAGACATAAATATCCAGAGTTATTCAAATGA